The DNA window AAAGGTTTGTAGCAGTGGATTCCAAAcctaaattgaacagagaataaaGTTTTGTAAGAGGTAGTAAAttaagtttcgtgcgaatgtgatcaATACCTCACGGCTTTTTTATACATGGCAGCAGGTCATTAATGGAGACATGATGCAGAGaagtgatgtataatgacgatgaccatgactgcgtctacgtcgaggagtcgagttgaaaatattcatcacattcaccgagttacacgaaggactagatatAATAACCAAACCATCAATTTTGGAAAGAGAGTTGTCTAACTGTCACTCATATCATGCCTTCTGGTACCCATTTATTGAGATACAGCCTAAAATGCAATATTATCGAGACtagtttatttgaaattgactAAAGGGTGTACGTGAGTGTCTCaacatatttttgatgtttaatATTATCTTTATAACACGTTCATCTTATTTATTGTCCAGGATTATGACAGTGACGTGCCAATTTACTCTGACGAATTTTGTTTCAATGATAGTCACATCCAAACGATCCAGGTcacttttgtttaaaaaacaatagtatTCAATTTGGTACTCAGATAAACTGTTccaatatattatattaatcaaaatataagGCAATAAAAAAGCcccataaaatcaaaagtttatttcatatttttagaaactcaattgtaaaatttaaccaattaaaaacataataaattttCGATCTGCCtacttaaggatgtattcttctgacttttcagtctcgttcagtctcgttgaaatctcgttcttaaattatttccaaaacatatgatagaagtggaaaatatcaatgaatttaaaaaatattataatcaaacataactctgtgaaaaaattgtgtatttaccgtgaacggtttttgaataatccagttttcaaattttacgaccattcaagtcagtatttttagtcaaaattttgagaaaatgggtgagggatacaaaaaatgattttacaagaataatatacatcccatctcattttggtcttttcaaatttcttagatatgtattttttcaatcatttataacaaaaaagttgaattaatatgcattttgttctttaaaatgagaaaaatcataaaaatacaaaattggcagtatggtaaattttacacaaaaaagcatcaaaatatgataaaactttcttatattaacacctacctatagtttttgtaagttaaatttattcagattggtccacttcatcttcatggaaagtatgaaaaaaagtttaattgtggaactgtgatttttttcacgataatagcccaaaaataggtaaaaatcgatgaaaagtgagaaaatcatcaaaattgggcatttttaaagggccgtagcaaaaatAGAAGCACACCACCATATGATattttcttcaccaattgttttgttacagtcttataaacctaaaaatcaggttaagaaaaaaagtttaattctagaaatttttggctcctcagaggtgtacatccttaaatgCTGttgatatatatcaatttttttgttacaaatgaTCTGAAGTATAATCAATGTCGATTCAATTATGCAGATACAAGAGACGTCGATACCCTACCACAAAATAGCCTTTCATATTGGTCGACCCATCTTGcattgttttcttatttgttaGTTCTTGTTCTATTTCCCggaaaattatgaattatttggCAAAACACTCGAacaaaaacacgatttttacaCGCAGATACCCAATCATGACTTATATTACCTTAACTGCGGAGACAAGGCAGATTTTCTTTTGCTCTCTTTTTGACATATCACCTTCCGCATTTAAACATGATAAGTTGAAATATCTTAATATTGTGGTTAACGAACGAACAAATTTAATAGTCATGCTCTGGTGTctattttttgtagtttttggttGCTTGCAGTGCACagaagattgattttttttcacctgCTTTGTTTgtcatactttttatataattaatattgattcactgtcaattataattgaaaaattaagtAATCAACAGTTTTTCATGACATTACACTTGACGTGCATACTAaatattaattcatttaaatttggaaacttaaggtcaagttacCGTAATTGATCGTTGTCTAACTGCTTGAAATACTTCATGTTTTGTAATTTGAGACGTTTCGTTAGCCATGAGTTCTACCGGGAATTCAAAACTAAGCCTTCATGATAAAGATAAAATTCATATGCGTTCAACATTTAACACACCAGAAATAAggagaaaaaatacaaattaagaaacgaaattgacaaaattatcTTGCAGTCCAATCTTTGGTTTAGACAGGGTTTTGGCTTACACCGATCcgtttttatttgttgaaaaaaagataacagatacttatatatttgtttgcgATTTGCCATAATTGAGATAATTCTAAAGTTGTATTATTCTCATTATTGGACATCTTGCAATAGTTACGGAATTCAAAGTTAAtaaattataccacattttgtTGTATATTGACCTTGTCTTGAAAAGTTTCAGAATATTATATAACGGGTAATTGATTACATGTAAGCTGTGTATTGCTTGAACTGAATAAGGCGATGTTATTCCCTTCTGACAGCTATTGGCTTTTTTTAGGAATGgtattgaatttattatttcaacacggacatcaaaataacaaaattaaacaaaaatgatggAATTGTGAAGActtcagtaatttagcacgaCTTCATGGCgttagtacccaatatatgtacattgttgtgtcaaaaacagcccatatttttgtagcagaaccattctgcTATCCAATAACTaagtaaaagtttacattttttacaattttgtaaaaccgcTATATTTTGAGGTCAAAGAGAGGTCTTTGGACCTACTTCTTtataaaccaatcaaaattatcaatgaaagaaaaattaCTATCCGCGACAAAGTCGAAGTGAGATCATTTCTATGTGcctttaacaatgtttaaggACGATATTTTAGTCTAGTTTTTCAAATCTATTGACGGgtcatttatttcttttcttttaagtatggggccttttattaaatttcacaaaaacaaccgaattgaaatatttttttcatatgtgtAATTAACAAAGCGGAAACTGacgttaaattttgtttgaagttcCTAATCCGTATGGACGAATTTGTGCAGTTTAAAAACTACTATAATTAAATTCAACTAGGGAAAAGAAAAGTTAGTTACAAATTTcatttcgtgttttttttataatacatacaaCAAGGGTAATGTGAttccaaattaaaacaaaattatttggtaTAAACAAGTTAAAtccattgtttatatatatacctgATCTGACtttgactttaaaattataaaaaaaagatattaagaTCGAGCATCTTTAATATCAAGAATTATATCCACTAGAATTATAGTGCGTAATAAACAAGTGAACTTATTTGtaggaaaacaaagaaaattaatatCTTTACGTTAAATAGACGGAAGAGTAACTGACCTTCGTGAAGATAGTATTTTccataataaaaaattgaaaatgagggGGAAGCGGGCGTATAAAGATGACACAAAAACCTAAAGCACTACTGTTGggaaaattaatttacaaaagaaaagcCTTAACTATTTaacttttcatatttaatttacagGTTTAACCTGATACAAAATAGTCTTGGGCGACTAGTACAGCAACCTCGATACTAATTTACATATGGTGTAATTTGTcgtctttaaaaaagaaaagaaaattgaaatgttcaaaTTAAATGGAGTGTTTCTCATTGCGATTGCGTAAGTTTTCAGTGTTTGGTTTCACATGTTTCAGTTGTGATTTGAGAGTATGCTTTTATGAGTGAACCAGTATAATAAAGAAAACACCGTTCATTTAACATTATGAatagaatagagaatggaaatgggggatatgtcaaagacaacaacccgactaaagaacagacaacaacagaagtcCACCAATGGCCACTAAATAAAATTgcatgtgtactagttcagtgaaatggacgtcacactgaactccaaaacatataaatgaaaaaaagcttGCAAAAAGACAATGTTATCAAATGTTAgatatataaaactttaaatggCGCATGTTACTGTTGTCAGCGTAACACTTCTCATCTAACAGTTACAGATTCTGACATATTGATTTTAGGACACATTTCTAGACATATATGTTAAAATTCTTGCCCATACAAGATTGCAGTAAGTCAAAGTAGGCTATTTTCAGAAATAAACATGTGGCTATGTAATGTATTATACACATAAGCAATCCGGGAGATAGGACACATTTActataattgtaaatatgaAGTTCTTTCGGGAGTTTAAAGTATTCTATAAGAAGATGTTACATATGAGCGCCTTtcataagacaactctccatccaagtcacagttGTTAATGAAAAACCATTAGATGTCatagtatggtcttcaacacggaccTTTGACTCACACCTAACATTACGCGATAAAGGGCAcaaaaaataactagtgtaaaacaattcaaacgggaaaaccaacgggataatctatataaaataacaagaaacgagaaaaactTTGAACATCATCAacaacgacaactactgaacatcaggtttAGACTCAGACGATTCTGAGCTTGACATAGTGAGATATTGGCAAATCATTGTTTGAGACGATCTTTGAGGGTtgctgttttacattttgtagttcGTTTCCTTTTTCGGTTGCTGTCGCATTGACGTATATCCAATATATAatgttattcaattttatttgtggACTTCAGCCAGTgtcctttttcttttattttctttttttttattattattttcagtttCGTGAGAGGTTAGCCTGACCTGGCCTCTGAACTGAAAAGATATGAATAGTTCATTTACAAGGTTGATTCTTATCGAAACTTTCAGTACGAGATAAATACTTTTAGAGTTCATACCACAACTTATCTACTGAAATGATTCGCTCAATGTGTCtcagttttgtttttctctgttttaCAATAAGCCATGTTTACGGAAAACTGGAAAACGAcagaattgatttaaaaatcatttataaagaaatgttaGAAATGCGAGAAACAGTTCAGAAATTAGATAATGTCGTTCAGCAACAAAGTGCCCGGATATACGATCTAGAAACAACAGTTACCATCCAAAGAAACCATATTCAAGTTTTAATGACTGATAAGAAAACTGACATAGAATATCGAAATAAACTGGAACGTCGTTTGAAAGTGattgaaaatcattttgttGTGAGACATTCCGATCCGAAGGAGTATGGTGTGAAAAGCAGTACTATTTCTAAACACAAAAATGTGGATCAGCAGGAAAATACGGATTACAAAAGTGGAATTGTGAAAGAACCGGTTAATCCTAAATTGAATGCAATTTCTCGGAAAGGTAAGATTACCTTTTAGGTTACCTTTGTTTTGATACGAGGTATACATTGTTATTGTTGATTAAAGACTGAAAACTTTTATGTTTGTTAAAGTACATAATaaagttattttcaaattgaataaaaaaaaacagaaaatataatgataCTGAACATTAAATTGTGATGTATGTGAAGTTGctgccggttcgttattcgatattaaaaatttagttgaaaatcaaaaaaaaaaaatactgaataaTTTTCATAGTTAAGAGGATTGATAAGATACGTAGAAAATCGTTTAATGACCTCTTCTAACTGCCGTAAATTCTAAACCCTTTTTTAACtggcatatttgtctttatgtaaaacggatttttgtcaataaaagaaCTTCGAAGGtgaacatttatatatgatattttttaagacaaaaagtAAAACCGATCACGCTAAAAcattttagaacataaatagAAATAGTTATGAAAAGCCCAAGAGAGAAATATATAGTGAACatctgagaccgcttaaatgagggtgaaccccccctggtctttcaaagtccataaaattcaattaaatcatagactctgtataatGGTATATCTAAAGGTAAAATCAGAAGGATTTACCATAATAATTTCATCTTCGATGTCTACGGAGGGTTAAGATTGTCACTATTTAGCTAAAAATAGTCAACATTTCAGGataaagggcacagggcaatggtgagagctccctgatctctcaatctttctaatattatgcagacatttagtaaATCGGTAGATACAAATGtgactaaaaaaaattgggtacacttcctgtcttccatGTATACCCAAAGTGTCAGTTCGATATTCAAtttatatagtgaaaacctacctgagaccgcttaaatgagggtgaatCCCACCTGGTCTTTCAAAGTctataaaattcaattaaatcatagactctgtaaaTGTAAAGATTGTACCAAAAGGATTTCCGAAAATAATGTCATCTTCGATATCTACGGAGGGTGTTAATTGTCAATGTTCAgctaaaaattgtcaaaatttcagAACAATGGGCGACAGAGCACTGGTGAGAGCCCCATGATCtttcaatctttctaatattatgcagacatatagaaaataggtagatacaaacgtgaaaTAAAGGAATGTGGGTAAACTTGAAAAGTGACAATCAAAGCCCTCTGTAGATATCGAAGATGACACATTTGTATCTACCGATttactaaatgtctgcataatattagaaagattgagagatcagggagctCTCACCAGTGCCCTGTGTCCTTTGTCctgaaattttgacaatttctAGATGAAAAGTGACAATCAACGCACTCCGTAGATATCGAAGATGACATTATTATCGGAAATCCTTTttatacaacctttatatatacagagtcaatgatttacTATGGACTTTGAAAGACCAGGTGGGtttcaccctcatttaagcggtctcaggtaggttttcactatgtatttctgttttttaGGCTTTCCatatttatttccatttataGTTCTATATGTTTCTAGAGTGAtcggtttttgtttttgttttaagaaaaattagatacaaaataaaaattttggcgtcgttttattgataaaaagttatatatcataaagaaaaatatatatacaacttacTTAAGCATTAATAAGGGTTTATTTTCGAGGACAACGAAAGTTTAAAACAACTTAATTTGATGGGGTAATAAGACGATTTCCTATGTATCCTTTCGCTCTTTTCAACTATAAAAATCATGCTTTTAATGTTAtcaaacattaaatttatttatgattctaaaataaatttgaatatccaaccgactgctagcagccggttggatattgaatattgaataacgaataacgaaccggctgctaacttcacatacatcaAATTGTGTggttttcaattttgtacgagtttgagtttaaaatttgatgttcaTCGCACAAAGCGGCAGAACTCGGTCTTTACAAGAGATTTCTGTATTATTACCCTCCgaaaaatttgaacaaataaaaaggaAGGCGGCCTTTATGATATTCAAAATCActtataataaaagaaacagaaaCATACGGTTTGATTAGTATTCTGTTTAGTTTCGATGAGGACAGGTATTTATTAACAGTATTTTCGCAAATCCTCACATAACTATTGCTAAGTAAGCCGGAATGCCTAGTTATATGTGGTTTATGGATAACTTTGGCTGTTGACCGCATACTCGACTGATAGTGTCCGAGGTATTGATCcatattcttttattaatttattctcATTTTTCAGAACGTCTACTTTTACCAACAGATAACATAGACAGCGATGGATTTGTTGCGTTCTATTCCTACATGTCAAAACCAGAAATTAACCCTAGTGCTCATCTAACATTAATATACGACGTCCCTATTACAAACGTAGGAAATGGGTACAACCATGTGACTGGAATCTTCACCGCACCAACGAGTGGTATTTATGTATTCATATGGGTAACCAGAGTTTATTCCGGGGAACATTCTACCGAACTCATGATAAACAACGCCGAGTATGGGACCACCTTCCTCAGGGCAAACAATGGTGATGATGGTTCTGTAAGTGGGAACGTTGTGGCTAATATAACCAAGGGGGATTCGATCTTTGTGCGCGTCCATTCCTCATATGCCGGTACTGGATACATTCATAGTAATATACATGGTCGTCCATCATTTTCTGGCTGGCTTCTACGTTGAATtccaatgaatattttgattattcgaaaacaaataattcgaaataaaaaatatagaagttAATAATAGTTTTTGATTAGATCGCACTGATGCAAAGACTTTCTTATCACGGAAGACAGACACTTTTCAATAATATTGCTTTGATTAAATGAGTCTAAGACGTCTTCTGATTctaaataatacaattttttttttaaattggtcaactacacaaataaaggcaacaaagtatatttgttcaaatacagagatgaataaataaaggcaacagtagtataccgttgttcgaaattcataaatcgattgagaaaaaaataaatccaggTTTGAagctaaaactgagggaaatgcatcaaatataagaggagaactgaGACACAACAGatacacaacattaaaatttaacacacacagaaagaTACCAAATAGGATATTCAAACACGGAAatcggaaataaactgacaatgccatgtcaaaaaagttaaatttaccAAAAGACAAAACTCAGTTACTATATGTAGagaacacaaaatagaaaactaaagattgagcaacacaaaccctacgaaagatcttgaaatatttaggTGCTTCGGAGGGGTAAGCAGATCGTGCTCAATGTgtataaagatcataaaattcGGAAATAAACAATAACAGATAATCGTACGTACGAAGttcaataaataacaaaacgttTACTATTAAGTTTACTAACGTCACTATTAAGTTTTAAACTTAcacacatagatataggaagatgtggtgtgagtgccaatgagacaactctctatccaaatgacaatttataaaagtaaaccattataggtcaatgaacggacttcaacaatgttTGCTTGTGTGTGGTTAAGAAACATATTCCCTGCACAATATAATCTAAACATTTTCAAACGTTAACCAATGATTGAAGATGACTGGCATTTCTACCGGGAATCAATTTTGGACAAACGACTTCCTCCATGTACAAAATGATACTTTTCGGTAAGACCCATCAAATATTATATTAGGACGATTTGGCTATCATTCAGattaggttaaaaaaaaataaaaaaacacgtttgacaattgtattcgttcgaagcgcttttctagatttaccttcatcaggaccgctgaaaactaaatatttaaaagtcgACGAAGTGTAAGTGGAAACAAGTTTTTACGTACCCTGACCATTTCGTACCTCTGCCATTTTGTAACCAAATATGCCATTTCGTACCCAACATTTACCATTTCGAACCCACGAAAAAACAAATCGTACCCAATGGGCCAAATTCATCTACCATTTCGTACCTCATGGACTTAATACATGTAAGCTATTTCGtatcatatttttgtatagattttcatgattttaatggttttttttgggaGGGAGATTTCTGTAAGCCGCCTTCTACGTCTCTGTGGATGCCGTGTGTATGTTCCTGATTCTCACTAGAGACATTGTGAATAGAGATAGGTGCAAAATGCCTTCACTTTCCTTGTATGATAAACGATAATCAATAGGcattcaaatgttaaaaaattatttccaccttcattttcaataacagttacACAATAGTTGctataaaaagttcaaatttagTGCAAATTATCTCGAGCATAGACATTCTCTTATTTGCAATTTTGGCATTA is part of the Mytilus trossulus isolate FHL-02 chromosome 13, PNRI_Mtr1.1.1.hap1, whole genome shotgun sequence genome and encodes:
- the LOC134694272 gene encoding uncharacterized protein LOC134694272 → MIRSMCLSFVFLCFTISHVYGKLENDRIDLKIIYKEMLEMRETVQKLDNVVQQQSARIYDLETTVTIQRNHIQVLMTDKKTDIEYRNKLERRLKVIENHFVVRHSDPKEYGVKSSTISKHKNVDQQENTDYKSGIVKEPVNPKLNAISRKERLLLPTDNIDSDGFVAFYSYMSKPEINPSAHLTLIYDVPITNVGNGYNHVTGIFTAPTSGIYVFIWVTRVYSGEHSTELMINNAEYGTTFLRANNGDDGSVSGNVVANITKGDSIFVRVHSSYAGTGYIHSNIHGRPSFSGWLLR